A segment of the Streptomyces sp. XD-27 genome:
TGGTGGTGTCGGCGGCAACGCCGGCGGTGTAGTCGAGCAGGACCCGTACCGCGAAGCCCGCTCGTACGCCGTCCAGCGCGGTGGCCTTCACGCAGTGGTCGGTGGCGATGCCGACGACGTCGAGATCGCTGACGTCGCGGGCACGCAGCCAGTCGGCCAGGGACGTGCCGTCCTGGGCCGAGCCCTCGAAACCGCTCTTCGAGGCGGAGTAGGCACCCTTGTAGAAGACCTCGTCGACGGCCCCGGAAGCGACGGCAGGCGCGAAGTCCGGATGGAATTCGCCTCCCTCACCGCCGACGACGCAGTGCGCGGGGAAGGAGTTCTCGAAGTCGGGGTGCTCGGAGAAGTGGGCCCCCGGGTCGACGTGGTGGTCACGGGTGGCGACGATATACGCGTAACCCCCGTCGGCGCGCCGCACCAGGTCGGCGATGGCGACGGCCCTGTCCGCGCCGCCCTTCACCGGAATACTGC
Coding sequences within it:
- a CDS encoding isochorismatase family protein; protein product: MRRALIVVDVQKDFCEGGSIPVKGGADRAVAIADLVRRADGGYAYIVATRDHHVDPGAHFSEHPDFENSFPAHCVVGGEGGEFHPDFAPAVASGAVDEVFYKGAYSASKSGFEGSAQDGTSLADWLRARDVSDLDVVGIATDHCVKATALDGVRAGFAVRVLLDYTAGVAADTTSTAISELRRAGVALNGEPVVLA